From a single Rutidosis leptorrhynchoides isolate AG116_Rl617_1_P2 chromosome 5, CSIRO_AGI_Rlap_v1, whole genome shotgun sequence genomic region:
- the LOC139849234 gene encoding uncharacterized protein has product MVHRWSDLSVMVVDRKLCNHCPLLLRSKTINYGPKPTKVFNSWFNETGAEEIVSKAWSIEVTSSRPNICFKLKMKNVNLALKSWSKEQFGNLDAEIEKAKSEACSWEQIADSRIINEVERGKWLEARINKNAILGLHNNGAREENPSLVKKEVLRYFERTFKETCAQRPTLPERVGNFISIEEANDLEIKFDEEEVWVAVHGCAGSKAPGPDGFNFKFFKKFWSIIKCELMRANDWFLV; this is encoded by the exons ATGGTACATCGATGGAGTGACTTATCTGTAATGGTGGTGGATAGGAAATTGTGTAATCACTGTCCATTGTTATTGAGATCCAAAACTATTAACTATGGGCCTAAGCCGACTAAAGTATTCAACAGCTGGTTTAATGAGACAGGGGCTGAGGAAATAGTAAGTAAGGCTTGGAGTATAGAGGTTACTTCAAGTAGGCCTAATATTTGTTTTAAACTGAAAATGAAAAACGTAAATTTGGCCTTGAAATCGTGGAGTAAGGAGCAATTTGGTAATTTGGATGCTGAAATTGAAAAAGCCAAATCAGAAGCGTGTTCATGGGAACAGATTGCTGATAGCAGAATAATTAACGAAGTCGAAAGGGGTAAATGGCTAGAAGCAAG GATCAACAAGAACGCTATCCTAGGCCTACACAACAATGGTGCGAGGGAGGAAAACCCTTCTCTTGTGAAGAAAGAGGTTCTGAGGTATTTTGAGCGGACATTCAAAGAAACTTGTGCTCAACGTCCGACATTGCCAGAGAGGGTAGGAAACTTTATTTCGATTGAAGAGGCAAATGACCTAGAAATAAAATTTGATGAAGAAGAGGTGTGGGTTGCGGTTCATGGTTGTGCAGGATCGAAGGCTCCGGGACCCGATGGGTTCAATTTTAAGTTTTTTAAAAAGTTTTGGAGTATAATAAAATGCGAACTTATGAGAGCAAATGATTGGTTTTTGGTATAA